The following DNA comes from Candidatus Tectomicrobia bacterium.
AGATGGTCATGCCCGGGGACAACGTGGCGCTGACGGTGGATCTGATCACGCCCATCGCCATGGAGAAGGAGCTGCGCTTCGCCATCCGCGAGGGCGGCCGCA
Coding sequences within:
- the tuf gene encoding elongation factor Tu (EF-Tu; promotes GTP-dependent binding of aminoacyl-tRNA to the A-site of ribosomes during protein biosynthesis; when the tRNA anticodon matches the mRNA codon, GTP hydrolysis results; the inactive EF-Tu-GDP leaves the ribosome and release of GDP is promoted by elongation factor Ts; many prokaryotes have two copies of the gene encoding EF-Tu), whose protein sequence is MVMPGDNVALTVDLITPIAMEKELRFAIREGGRTVGAGVVSEVVE